A region from the Desulfonema ishimotonii genome encodes:
- a CDS encoding FAD-dependent oxidoreductase produces the protein MESNYDAIIIGSGIIGCCTAFEMAKKGYKTLNIDKLGGAGMGSTSGSCAIIRLHYSTAQGVTLAREGYYYWLDWPKYLEK, from the coding sequence ATGGAATCAAACTATGATGCAATTATCATTGGATCAGGTATTATCGGCTGCTGCACGGCCTTTGAGATGGCCAAAAAGGGGTATAAAACCCTGAACATTGACAAGCTTGGAGGGGCAGGAATGGGATCCACCAGCGGATCCTGCGCCATTATCCGTCTCCATTATTCCACGGCCCAGGGCGTGACCCTGGCCAGGGAGGGGTATTATTACTGGCTGGACTGGCCAAAATATCTGGAAAAA
- a CDS encoding type II toxin-antitoxin system VapC family toxin, with the protein MILADTNVWIKHFRESDAEFISQLDIGFVVCHPFIIGELACGNLGNRAEILMLLQALPSSPVVETTEILGFIENNSLMGRGLGYVDIHLLASAIIGNVVLWTYDQRLNDAAIKLGVSYPQS; encoded by the coding sequence ATGATTCTTGCCGACACAAATGTCTGGATCAAGCATTTTAGAGAATCTGATGCTGAGTTCATTTCTCAATTGGATATCGGCTTTGTTGTCTGCCATCCATTTATTATTGGAGAGCTGGCCTGTGGTAACTTGGGCAATCGAGCAGAAATTTTGATGCTTCTTCAGGCACTTCCCTCATCACCTGTTGTTGAGACTACAGAAATTTTAGGATTTATCGAAAATAATTCACTAATGGGGCGAGGTCTTGGATACGTAGATATTCATTTATTAGCTTCTGCCATTATAGGTAATGTTGTCCTTTGGACTTATGATCAACGCCTCAATGACGCAGCGATAAAGCTTGGTGTTTCATATCCACAGAGCTAA
- a CDS encoding type II toxin-antitoxin system VapB family antitoxin: protein MRTTLNIEDALVERASKLTGIKEKTSLVRKGLETLISLESSKRLAALGGSEKKIRMPRRRRSEP from the coding sequence ATGAGAACTACATTAAATATCGAAGATGCTCTTGTTGAGAGAGCATCTAAACTCACTGGAATAAAAGAAAAAACATCTCTTGTTCGCAAAGGGCTTGAAACCCTGATCAGCCTGGAGAGCAGTAAGCGTTTAGCTGCGCTTGGGGGAAGCGAGAAAAAAATACGGATGCCAAGGCGGCGAAGATCGGAGCCATAA